The Methylomagnum ishizawai genome has a window encoding:
- a CDS encoding OadG family protein produces the protein MEPSLPELLLSGAKLMLIGMGIVYLFLALLVWIIGMTHKLLNRYTPEPGPARSSLGLDETQEAEIAAVIGAALHRYRHP, from the coding sequence ATGGAACCCTCGCTGCCCGAACTATTGCTCTCAGGCGCCAAGCTCATGCTGATCGGCATGGGCATCGTGTATCTCTTCCTGGCTTTGCTGGTCTGGATCATCGGCATGACGCACAAGCTGCTCAACCGCTATACCCCGGAACCCGGTCCGGCCCGTTCCAGCCTGGGGCTGGACGAGACCCAAGAGGCGGAAATCGCCGCCGTCATCGGCGCGGCGCTCCACCGTTACCGGCACCCGTGA
- a CDS encoding class I SAM-dependent methyltransferase has protein sequence MTRDGRAAREKWDRIYRVRVAGETPGPARVLAEHADCLPRSGTALDLACGLGGNALFLARRGLETMAYDISPVALERLAESARAEGLAVAVEARDVVARPPAADGFDVVVVSRFLDRDLVPALMAALRPGGVLFYQTYTVGSPTGPSNPAYLLRPGELRLLFGELEPLAYREEGDQARLVARRR, from the coding sequence ATGACGCGGGACGGGCGGGCGGCGCGGGAGAAATGGGACCGGATTTACCGGGTCCGGGTGGCGGGCGAAACGCCGGGTCCGGCGCGGGTATTGGCGGAACACGCCGATTGCCTGCCCCGGAGCGGGACGGCGCTGGATTTGGCCTGCGGCCTGGGCGGCAACGCGCTGTTCCTGGCCCGCCGTGGCTTGGAAACCATGGCCTACGATATTTCCCCGGTCGCCCTGGAGCGTTTGGCGGAATCCGCCAGGGCGGAAGGCTTGGCGGTCGCGGTCGAGGCCAGGGATGTGGTGGCGCGTCCCCCGGCGGCGGACGGTTTCGATGTGGTCGTGGTCAGCCGGTTCCTGGACCGGGATTTGGTCCCGGCCTTGATGGCGGCGCTGCGGCCCGGCGGCGTGTTGTTCTACCAGACCTACACCGTCGGGAGCCCGACGGGGCCGTCCAATCCGGCCTATTTGCTGCGGCCCGGCGAACTGCGCCTGCTGTTTGGGGAACTGGAACCGCTGGCCTATCGCGAAGAAGGGGACCAGGCCAGGCTGGTCGCCCGAAGACGCTGA
- a CDS encoding energy transducer TonB, with amino-acid sequence MEPDDHPRHPVSPPPFIAWLLDGEEHPTRLWALLAVLVVSLHLLALVWLQQAHAPIQEKPLVPPPMDVALVAAELPQPQAAPEPAPQPPAPPPPPKKVEPPPPKPKPVVKPPPPKPVVKKVVKPEPKPVQKSPDAPPRPEPTPERDSAPPEPPRESAHAVEAPVPPRAAPAVKAPTPVSVAHGRLLSRPEPHYPASAKSRGLTGHVKVKIWVSASAEVEKVAVVQSSGHEILDEAAVETVRDRWRFSASMKGDTPVSDTYEVVIKFTLKQAD; translated from the coding sequence ATGGAGCCGGACGACCACCCCCGACACCCAGTTTCCCCGCCCCCTTTCATCGCATGGCTCCTGGACGGGGAAGAACATCCCACCCGGCTCTGGGCCTTGCTGGCCGTCCTGGTGGTTTCCCTGCACTTGCTGGCGCTGGTTTGGCTGCAACAAGCCCATGCGCCCATCCAGGAAAAACCCCTGGTACCGCCGCCCATGGATGTGGCCCTGGTCGCCGCCGAACTCCCACAACCCCAAGCCGCCCCCGAGCCCGCGCCGCAACCGCCCGCGCCGCCGCCCCCCCCGAAGAAAGTCGAGCCACCGCCCCCCAAACCCAAGCCCGTGGTCAAACCGCCGCCGCCCAAGCCGGTGGTGAAGAAAGTGGTCAAACCGGAACCCAAACCGGTGCAGAAAAGCCCCGACGCCCCACCGCGCCCCGAACCCACGCCCGAACGCGACAGCGCCCCGCCGGAACCGCCCCGCGAGTCCGCACACGCCGTGGAAGCCCCGGTCCCACCGAGGGCCGCGCCCGCGGTCAAAGCGCCGACCCCGGTCTCGGTCGCCCACGGCAGGCTGTTGAGCCGACCCGAACCGCACTACCCGGCGTCGGCCAAATCGCGGGGCTTGACCGGCCATGTGAAAGTGAAGATTTGGGTATCGGCCAGCGCCGAGGTGGAAAAAGTGGCGGTCGTCCAAAGTTCCGGCCATGAAATCCTCGACGAGGCGGCGGTGGAAACCGTGCGGGACCGCTGGCGGTTCTCCGCTTCGATGAAAGGCGATACCCCCGTTTCCGACACCTACGAAGTCGTCATCAAGTTCACCCTCAAGCAAGCAGACTAG
- a CDS encoding ExbD/TolR family protein — translation MAFQAQSEEQEAMSEINVTPLVDVMLVLMVVFLVTAPLLTQSVKVSLPKTASTDQSDKDQPMKLGIDAQGGVTLNTQPVADLAALETTLKTEAQSNPELAVHLYADQAVNYAQVAKVMAAVQRAGIGKMAFVSTEGQQ, via the coding sequence ATGGCGTTCCAAGCCCAATCCGAAGAACAGGAAGCGATGAGCGAGATCAACGTCACGCCCTTGGTGGACGTGATGTTGGTGCTGATGGTGGTGTTCCTGGTCACGGCCCCGCTGCTGACCCAATCGGTCAAGGTCAGCCTGCCCAAGACCGCCAGCACCGACCAAAGCGACAAGGACCAGCCCATGAAGCTGGGCATCGACGCCCAGGGCGGCGTCACCCTGAACACGCAGCCGGTCGCCGACCTCGCCGCGCTGGAAACCACGCTGAAGACCGAGGCCCAAAGCAATCCCGAACTGGCCGTGCATCTCTACGCCGACCAGGCCGTGAACTACGCCCAGGTCGCCAAGGTCATGGCCGCCGTGCAACGCGCCGGGATCGGCAAGATGGCCTTCGTCAGCACCGAAGGTCAGCAATAG
- the trkA gene encoding Trk system potassium transporter TrkA, translating to MKIIILGAGQVGSSVLGSLASEANDIVMVDSQPGLLKDLQDRFDIGTVQGNAAHPTVLQRAGAAEADMLIAVTSDDETNMLACSIADVLFKVPRKIARVRALEYFTYPGMFSPEAIPIDVVISPERIITQFIERLLEYPGASQVLDFAEGRVRLVSVSAREGGPLVGHEIRELHQHMPNVHARITAIFRKGKAIVPNGRTIIEDGDEVFFLASAEEIKDVMGELRKTEKPYKRLIFAGGGHIGKRVALALESRYQVKVIEKDRKRAKKIASELANTVVLAGDASDKELLLNENIENTDVFCAITNDDEANILSAMLAKRLGARRVISLINKSAYADIVDNAQVDLVISPHQATIGALLRYVRRGDIVQVYSLRHGASEAIEAVAHGRPGFSKVVGLPLGKIKIPPGVVMGALVRGEEVIQVHHDTVIEEGDHVIMFLIDKKLIPAVEQIFQGEGEDRP from the coding sequence ATGAAAATCATCATCCTAGGCGCGGGCCAGGTCGGCAGCAGCGTCCTCGGCAGCCTCGCCAGCGAGGCCAACGATATCGTCATGGTCGATAGCCAGCCCGGCCTCTTGAAGGATTTGCAGGACCGCTTCGATATCGGCACGGTCCAGGGCAACGCCGCCCATCCCACCGTGCTGCAACGGGCCGGGGCCGCCGAGGCCGATATGCTCATCGCCGTCACCAGCGACGACGAGACCAATATGCTGGCCTGTTCCATCGCCGATGTGCTGTTCAAGGTGCCGCGCAAGATCGCCCGCGTCCGCGCCCTGGAATATTTCACCTATCCCGGCATGTTCTCGCCGGAAGCCATCCCCATCGATGTGGTCATCAGCCCGGAACGCATCATCACCCAGTTCATCGAGCGCCTGCTGGAATATCCCGGCGCGTCCCAGGTGCTGGATTTCGCCGAGGGGCGGGTGCGGCTGGTTTCGGTCAGCGCCCGCGAGGGCGGTCCCCTGGTCGGCCACGAAATCCGCGAATTGCATCAGCACATGCCCAACGTCCATGCCCGCATCACCGCGATCTTCCGCAAGGGCAAGGCCATCGTGCCCAATGGCCGCACCATCATCGAGGACGGCGACGAGGTGTTCTTCCTGGCGTCCGCCGAGGAGATCAAGGACGTGATGGGCGAATTGCGCAAGACCGAAAAGCCATATAAGCGCCTGATCTTCGCGGGCGGTGGCCATATCGGCAAGCGGGTGGCCTTGGCGCTGGAATCGCGCTATCAGGTCAAGGTGATCGAGAAGGACCGGAAAAGGGCCAAGAAGATCGCCAGCGAACTGGCCAATACCGTGGTGCTGGCGGGCGATGCCTCCGACAAGGAATTGCTGCTGAACGAGAACATCGAGAACACCGATGTGTTCTGCGCCATCACCAACGACGACGAGGCCAATATCCTTTCGGCCATGCTGGCCAAGCGGCTGGGGGCGCGGCGGGTCATCAGCCTCATCAACAAGAGCGCCTACGCCGATATTGTCGACAACGCCCAGGTGGATTTGGTGATTTCGCCGCACCAGGCCACCATCGGCGCCTTGCTGCGCTATGTGCGGCGCGGCGATATCGTGCAGGTGTATTCGCTGCGGCATGGGGCGTCCGAGGCCATCGAGGCCGTGGCCCATGGCCGTCCCGGTTTTTCCAAGGTGGTGGGACTCCCGCTCGGCAAGATCAAGATTCCCCCCGGCGTGGTGATGGGGGCGCTGGTGCGCGGCGAGGAGGTGATCCAGGTCCACCACGACACCGTGATCGAGGAGGGCGACCACGTCATCATGTTCCTGATCGACAAGAAGCTGATTCCCGCCGTGGAGCAGATTTTCCAGGGCGAGGGCGAGGACCGGCCATGA
- a CDS encoding rhodanese-like domain-containing protein, whose protein sequence is MTAIKRLTPPEAYAALQAGAAALLLDVRDPLEYSFIGHPVGAVNLPWKFAPDWRPNPEFLERARQLIPDPETPVFLLCRSGQRSWDAANALAAAGYRDLANIEEGFEGPLDGQKHRGTVGGWRCHGLPWEQS, encoded by the coding sequence ATGACTGCGATTAAACGCTTGACCCCACCCGAAGCCTACGCCGCGCTGCAAGCCGGGGCTGCCGCCCTGTTGCTGGATGTGCGCGATCCTTTGGAATATTCGTTCATCGGGCACCCGGTGGGCGCGGTCAACCTGCCCTGGAAATTCGCGCCGGATTGGCGGCCCAACCCCGAATTCCTGGAACGCGCCCGGCAATTGATCCCGGACCCGGAAACCCCGGTGTTCCTGCTGTGCCGCAGCGGACAGCGTTCCTGGGACGCCGCCAACGCGCTGGCGGCGGCGGGCTACCGCGATCTGGCGAATATCGAGGAGGGATTCGAGGGGCCGCTGGACGGGCAGAAGCACCGCGGCACGGTGGGCGGCTGGCGTTGCCATGGCCTGCCTTGGGAGCAAAGCTGA
- a CDS encoding MotA/TolQ/ExbB proton channel family protein, with translation MSQIPATAIVDGTLYTLTAFSVATWTIILFKSVQIWRSGRQNRNFHISFWDTPDLETAERLSADPEAGPKARIARAGFLWLKELRSDTTGRLKYRGTPEELLERALQRQLRKEQHAMERGLTPLASMGSTAPFVGLFGTVVGIMHALHEVSKAGTATLDVVAGPIGEALIATAIGIAVAVPAVLAYNFFLRRAKLQRLGLESFGRDFLHLVLNPDTANGGR, from the coding sequence ATGTCCCAAATCCCGGCCACCGCCATCGTCGATGGCACGCTCTACACCCTGACCGCGTTTTCCGTGGCGACTTGGACCATCATCCTGTTCAAAAGCGTCCAGATCTGGCGCAGCGGACGGCAGAACCGGAACTTCCATATATCGTTCTGGGATACGCCCGACCTGGAAACGGCGGAACGCCTGTCCGCCGACCCGGAAGCCGGACCCAAGGCCCGCATCGCCCGCGCCGGTTTCCTCTGGCTCAAGGAACTCAGGAGCGACACCACGGGACGCCTGAAATACCGCGGCACCCCGGAGGAACTGCTGGAACGCGCCCTGCAACGCCAACTGCGGAAAGAACAGCACGCCATGGAACGCGGACTCACCCCGCTCGCCAGCATGGGCAGCACCGCGCCCTTCGTCGGACTGTTCGGCACCGTGGTCGGCATCATGCACGCCCTGCACGAAGTCAGCAAAGCCGGCACCGCGACCCTGGACGTGGTGGCCGGCCCCATCGGCGAAGCCCTGATCGCCACCGCCATCGGCATCGCCGTGGCCGTGCCCGCCGTATTGGCCTACAACTTCTTCCTGCGCCGGGCCAAGTTGCAGCGACTGGGATTGGAGAGCTTCGGACGCGATTTCCTACATCTGGTCCTCAACCCCGACACCGCCAACGGAGGCCGCTGA